The window AAACTTGGATCCAAAGTTTCCCACCACGCCTTATTTGGAGGAGCTGACTTTACATCCTCTGCAAGTAAATTGTTGAGCGGTTCGGGAAGCGAAATCAGTAGAATAGACAATGGCGAAATGGAATCAATGGCCAATTCTGTGGATTCTAATCAAGTGCATTCGCACACGCATGCGCATCTGCCTGGTGTAGATACGCGCTCGACGGTACCAAGTTTGGACACTGCCAGTTCGTCtacgagtacgagtacGAGTCGTGTCAGTTACGAACCGTGTCTTTTACGCCCCGACGAACATTCTGCGTACCTTCATATCCGTGTTCCTGCACCcctgcctcctcctctgggGACGATCCCGTATCCTCGTTTCTCCCCGTCAGGTAATCTccaagatggaaaaggatcGGAGGGGAAAAAGTTGGAGCTGAAAGGTTTATGGCGCAAGTttatcaagaagaaatgagcTGTGTTTTGGGGTTGAATCAGTGGGTAGGGAAGTGTATATGATGACTTGGTTTCTTGGTATGGAATGTTTAGAGATGGACCTTGTGGCAGTTATTACTGAATAATATGGACGATTATCGGCTGCGACAAAGGTGCAAGACAACCACTATACGGTGTACGAGATGCCAGTGACTGTTGTGACAGAGTACCGGTTTTGGATGTTGAACGAGTAAAAGTCTGGATTCACACAGATGCTCCTTTGGCGGGGGCACTGACGGCGTGTACGTGCTGAGAGTGTGGGTATATATCCATGGCTCACGGGATATGcactccccccccccccccccccggTCCCCGCGATGCTACGCCGCCACTCCTCGCCCGCTGGCCCAAGCGACGACACCCGccgcccccgcccccgctTCCATACAACACTGCCAAATTCCCCCGCACTGTACCACCATTCCATCGTCTCCCTCCCCTCGCCCTCCCGTTCCGGCCCGGAATCACCGGCGAATGCGAGTGATGTGCTGAAAGATATTCTCGAGAGACATTCAAATTCACAGCCACGGTCAAGGAGTGAAGGCGTGACGGTGACCAACGATGCGAGTGGAGACGATGGCGATGTGTGGAAAGGTGTGGAGAGACGGAAATGGGATATGCGGTATTCAAGTAAGCCTGGTCCTATGCCGAATGGGTGTGCTGATACAAAACCGTTGGATAGATCGTCCGCTGCATCTCCAAGAACCTCCACGAGTTCGCGCTTCAAGGTCGATTactctcccttctcgcATATCACAACCCCAGCCGCAGCCGCAGAACATCAGTGTCACCCAAACCACCCATCAGCCCAACCACGATAACACTCCGCCCAAGAAACTGACATTCCTGCGTAgcctctttcccctctcTACCATCACCACCGTCGTACCGACTACACCTTTTCCTACACCCACGACTCCACCGTTTACCTCGCCCTTATCGCCGTCGCCTCACGAGAGAGCGcatgaaaagaggaaagaaacgggaaaaagggaaaagttTGATGTGGATAAAGTGTATGAGCGGTTGAGGGTAGCGGAAGGCAGAGTTTCGTTTGATGACTTGGGGCTGGGACTGTGCGAGGAAGATATGGATACAGAGGGTGACGCTGGACAAGACGGAAGGGGATAAGCAAGTTTGATAGATGCTTTCCATCAGTTGTACATTACATTACATTACATGTACAATGGCGATATCCTTCAGTCACAAGTGGATGGATTTACCTGTGCGTTTTTGGTATGACATGGTATTGTGCATGCTAGTAAATAATCAAAAATCGTATCACCCCAACTACACCCCTAGAATCCCCCCATTCACGACCACATATATTCCATTTAGAGGAACCGGTTCTCCTTGAGCCACTGCGAAAAAGGGTCAACCACCTCGTCAGCATTTCGATCCTCCTCCGTGAAGAAAATAGGTCCTAGACAGGACATGAATGATTCCACAATAACTCACCTTTTCCACATCCTTGGAATCCCTCTCAATCcaatcagcagcagcttggATGGAGTCGCAAGTCTGAGCAACGGCAAGCTTGAACTTGCGGATATCTTCATATTACATTTAGTCATCCACCCAAAGAACAATGAAGATATGTGAGGTAGAAAAACTCACCCTTGGTCTCGAAGAACGCCTTGACGTCTTCCAAGTCCTTTCGGCTGGAGAGTGAAGCAAAGGAACCCTTGACGAGGTAGTTGAGGCCGTTACCGTCAGGGTAGCGTTTGATGAGCTGTTTTTCAATTGCGCATAGAATAATAGGATTAGCAACTTGGTTACAATGTGTATCATGTCCGTCCCCcaatggagagaaaaaaaagggggaaaaaaaaaacaaacgTACAGAGTCGTAGTTGGCCTTGAAGTAGTTGCCAACCTTCCTTCGGGCGTACCTGTTGCTACCAAAACCGGCCTgccaaaaaaagaaaaaaaaaaaagacagaCATCAAAAGTTAGTCTATTCAAAATACGAAAGAGGCAATGGGACAAAAACGCACAAAAAAGATGTAAAGATCCTGATCCTTGACATGCTTTTCCAACATGGCAAACGTCCTGTCCAACAACCCCTCGTCCTTGGGGGAACAAAGCGCGTACATGGCATCGACCTTGGTACTAGGGTTGTCAGGCTTGTGGAACACCTCGAGAACCTTTTCATACTCGGCCTCTCCACCGTGCTCGACGACGGTCATAAAGATACTCCTCTGAAGATCAGGAGGGATACGCGagtcatcattcttctcgAGGAAAGGCTGGAAACggtccttcatctcctggATCACCTCGCGGTCCTTCGCCGCGGCAGCGGTAGCCACCACCAACTCTCGCAATTCCTTGACGTCGGGCGCGTCGTCCTTGGCATTCTCAAACCCAAGCTTGTTGACAAGCGGCTTGAACAGCTTGACTCGAAGCTTGTTGATCGCATCTCGCACGTCCTCTGGCTGTTCCCACCACGCGGAAGAAAGCCTGCCGAGCGCGGAACCGATCTGCGACCACGGCAAGAACTCTGTCTCCGCCGCACCGAGTTcatggatgagattgagagaaCCGCTAGTCTTTCCGTGGCCAGCTCGAGCGAGGGTAGCAGCGTCAGACACAAGCCCGACTCGGTCTTCGACGGTGAAGCTGGAAGCTTGTTTTCCGAGTTTAGTCAGTCGTTCGGGAGAGTAGGCGACGCGGTAGACACCGATGGTCGAGGcgttgagcttgaaggcGTCGGCGTTGGCGACGGTAAACGTGGAAGATCGTCCTTGCAAAATGGCCGAGTGATCGACAGAGACCTTGCCGTTGTCGAGAGAGGCAATCTCAAGAGGGACGTACCACAGAgtctcgtcctcttcaggCTTGACGTCCCCAGTGGAAAGGAATCGGTTCTGAGTGACGGTGATCTTGCCATCAGCAGATTCGTCGACTTTGATGACAGGGAAACCAGTGGTGAGAGTCCAGTTGGCCATGATCTTGGCAACATCCAATCCGGAAGCCTCAGAGATACCTTCCCACAAGTCCTTGGTCTCGGCATTATTGTAGACGTGCTTCTTAAGGTAGAGAGAAACACCCTTCAAGAACTTTTCCTCACCAACCACACCAGCAAGCATCCTCAACACGGAAGCGCCCTTGGAGTAAGAGATGGAGTCAAAGATTTGAGCAATCTGGTTGGAGTCGGGGCACTCAACCTCGATAGGGTGAGAAGACCTCTGAGAGTCAAGTTCGAGAGCACTTTGGAGATGAGTCCTGAGGAACTGCGATCGAGGGTTCCATTCGGGCCAAACACGTTCAGGAATGATGAGCTCACCCATAAGAGTAGCGAAAGCCTCGTTCAACCAAAGGTTGTCCCACCACTTCATAGTGACAATGTCACCGAACCACATGTGAGCAAGTTCATGGCATTGGACAGTGGCGACACGCTTCTTGGCGGAGAGGGGAGACTTTTCGGGGTCGTAGAGATAGGCAGTGGTTCGACCGGTGATCAGACCCCAGTTCTCCATCGCTCCAGCATCGAAATCGTGGGCAACAAGGGTATCAAGCTTGGGGAGGGCATAGGGGATGTCAAAGATCTCCTCGTAGATCGGCAAAGCCCATTTCTTGATGTCAAGAGCAAACTGAGCCTGCTTGATCTGGTCTTTGGTGGCAAAGATCTTGAGCGGCACAGTCTTACCGGTAAGCTTGCTCTTGTGCTCGCTCTCAAGTGAGACAAACTCTCCAGAAGCGTAAGCGACGAGGTAAGTGCTCATGAGGGGGGAAGTCTCAAACTTGGTGATATGCCAATCGTCTGACCCGGCAGACGATTCAGTCTTACCCTCGGTCTTGCCTTCAGTCTTTCCCTCAGTCTTACCCTCGATCTTACCCTCAGTCTTGGCAAACGAGCCGGAGCCTCCAAGGAGGGAACCGAGCTCGTaagagctggagaagacCTGCTCAATAGAGGCGTTGGAAGGAGCCTTCCAGGGTTTCGTGGAGGTTTCGGGCATGTTGGAGAGATTGGTGTTGCCGTTACGGGAGAtcatggagatggagaactTGGATTTGATGAGAGGCTCGTCCCAGCATGGGAAGGCCTTTCGTGCAGCAGTGGCTTCGAACTGGGTCAAACCGTAACTAACGAACGTTGATTAGCCCTTTTATGTACTTAAAACATCCAGGCCCGTATACACATACATAGGCTTCTTGCCATTCTCGTCGGCATCGCCTTCGCTCCTGTAGTAACCGAACATGGTGGCGTGCAACTCGGATTCGAACTTGAAGAATACCTTGACGTCCTTGGTACCTTCCTTCAAACCACCGCCGGGCAACTTGGCAAGAGAAATAGTCgccctttcttttccttcatcaagcTTGAGCTCTTCTTTGGGAATgaccaaagaagaggtagtTTTGAGGTCAGAAGTGGAAATGGCAATGTGTGTGATGGACAGCTCCTTGTTGAGGTGGAATACAAGTTCAGAAGTGGAGGAGTTGACGTCGAGGGTGATAAGGGCTTCACCGGTGAAGGTAGGAGGGGAGGAAACGAGGTCGGTCTTGATCACAATGTCATAGTGCTAACAATAGAGATCAGCCATGTTTCACAATCAATGAGATAAAGACCCACATTGGGGTAGACAGTCGTGGGCAATCTGTAATCATCCTGCGCACCGGCAGCGACAGTACCGCCCAGGACAGAAGGGATGTCAGACATGTTGTTATCGTGTCGGCAAAAACAAAGGTTCCTTCTGTAAGgctgaagagaagagttcTTGTTTGAAGGTTTATTGGAGTTCTTATCGGATATGAGATAAAATAAAGAGGGAGACATCAGCGCCTAATCACGCGGGATGGCCGAAGATGACGACATACGGAGAGAGCAGTAGCGCGGAGAGCGAGTGGGCTTGCGAGTTGGGATACGTTGCGCGAGATAAGGCTGCGTTGTATGTTCTGACTCCTTGCGAGACCGCGAGAGAGcatgaagaggaaggaagaaggaaagaagagaccCAATTGGGATATGGGATAATGCTGTGGAGGAATGGAAAGCAACGAAGCGCGCCGGCCACTACGACGCCCAAATTGCCGacacacctccaccgcgAGCGCCTATTCGACCCCACCATTTAGACGCTTACGATGCGCTATGCGCGCTCTGTGCATACCGCATGCACACCCAGAGCCATGAATAGGCGGCTACAGTGACATTGGCATGCATAGGACAGACAAATATTTGTATGTTGAATAACAAGGAGTATAATAATGTACAGGATTGCGCAGTTTTCTTATTCGAGAAGCTGATGTTGAGATCTAAccaagagaagagagattggGAAAAGATAGGCCGAGAGAAAGCCTCCTAGATCAGGACGTGTGACCTAGTGCCTGGCAGCACTGGGTGTACGGATAAGAGTCAAGAACTGTGACGACCTCGTCAGCGCGggtttgagaagatgaaaggtAGAcaaactcacctcttctcgcGTCTTCTGTTGCTGCCTGAAGCATCCCAACATGGTGCTGGTCACAGTGGTCGCGCCAGGCTTCTGGACACCTCTCATAGACATGCACATGTGCCTATAATTTCCCAATCAGTTTATAAATATGGCTTACGTCTCAGAATGACACTTACGAAGCCTCCATCACAACAGCTACACCTCGAGGGCGAATAGCCTCTTCAACAGCAAGAGCGACCTGCTTTGTAAGACGTTCTTGAACttgaagacgacgagagAAAGTTTCGGCGATACGAGCGAGCTTGGAAAGACCCAGAACAAGCTTGCTGGGGATATAGCCAATGGAAATCTATCATAAGAGCATTAGCATAACCCCATGAAGCCGACGCAACAATAACACACCTTTCCAGTGAAAGGAACCAAGTGATGCTCGCAAAGACTAAACACCTCGATATCCCTGACGATAACCATCTCATCGTGGTCCTCGGCAAAGACCGCATCGTTGATCACATCCACAAGCCTCTCCTCATAACCCTTGGTCATCCACAACAAGGCCTTGGCATATCTCTCTGGGGTGCGTTGCAATCCTTCCCTGTCAGGGTCCTCGCCGATGCATTCAAGCACGGTTCGGAGAGCAGAAGTGAGGAGCTCCATGTTGGCGGACTTCTCTTCGGGAGTGGAGTGCAGGCGGAGATGTGTAGACTTGGCTAATCGAGAATATCAGTTATTCGGTGGTTTTTATCAAAGTGACAACGGAATATTCTTACCAGGCCAGCCGAGaccctcttcatcggcaATTCCAGAGATCCCCTGGTGAGGTTCAACAACACCCTTGGCAGCCTGCACCAAACCCTGTTTATCCAATTCTTCCCTAACTTCGCCCCTCAACTCCTCCATCGACTTCCCATCCGGTCTGTGATCaagatcatcatcatcctctctgGGCCTTGGCACCCTAGAAGAGCTGTTACTAGGGAAAGGATAAGTCAAGCTAGCTTCCGCACTGGGGCTAGGCGTAGTCTGACCAGACTTGGGGCGGAAACCGTAGCCTTCACGCGCCTGACGAGCATACTGGGGAgcagaagggaaggataCCCTACCAGTAGCAGGGTTAGGTCGGGAGAGGCCCTTGTCAGCGGGCCAAGGAcgttgaggttgagggtAAGCTCCGCTAGCCCTCAGACCTTTGGCTCCACTAGATGCAGATGTGCCGTTGCCGCCTTCGACGACGTTTACGCCCGCCGCAGCCACGGGAGAAACACCAGCGGCAAGTGAGTCGGAAAGGATAGAACTAGAAGGAGGTGAACGAGCGTTTCCTGTCATCCTGCCGCGTTCCCAAGAACCAGTGGAGGATtcggagaggagagagaggttgTTGAGGCTGGCGGTGGGGATAGAACGGGGAGACTGAGGGGATGCGTGGGAGTCGGCGAGAGGGTCAGTCGTTGAAGGCATAATAATGGCCTTGTGAGCCGGAAATGTGTGTATAAGAAGCGGTTAATTTGAGGTATTCGTCAAGAGAAGATTTATTTGTTTATTCATAGCTGGCGAGATAGTCCCCCCAGTCGATCACGATGTCCTACTCAGGCACAAATATCACAAACGTGCAGTTAGGCGcgggaaaagaaagtggaggctgCTTCCGCACCTATATTCTGCTGCTCGGCTTGCAGCGTCCGTTGAAGAGACAAGGCAGCAGGCGTCAGTTGCAGTAATAGACAGCAAGCGATTTACGATCAAGCATGTGTTAAGGGAGATCACGAGCACAACCAGAGTGAATTAGGAACAGAGAGTAGGAAATTTCGTTGAGTCACCGACTAAAAGCTTCTCAGACAAACGGGGTGGAGGAATCAAATGCAGCTTTGGGGCGATGAAGACTAGCGCATGATTCCATGAGAAATTACTTCAGTATCATTCCGCGTACTTAAGGAGGGGGTAAGAGAAGGACTTTTGGTTGCCATACCGGGTGTGACACGGCATTATTGCTGATTATTAATGATGGAAAGCTCCATCAATCCTGAATGGTTGCCATATTTTTACCAGACATTAGAGTACTTTGTAACGATAGAGATATCTTGATGACTAGAACCAAATCATGCTGTTTTATAGAAAGAGTGCTCCTAGGTTGATGAGCAAGAGGATTACTGCCCAGAAAGACAATATTATTAATGGCAGAGTTGCCCAGTACATTGAGACGCGTCAGGACAATGGCTGATGGTTCCGCACTCTTCGGTGATAATGCACCTCATAGAATTAACGCCGACATATGTTGGATGCCACACTCGCGTCTCCGCGGGGGAATCGTCACTTGCTGGGAGTGGTGGGATTTCAATCTCGATTCAAGGTTACAAGTTACTCTCCAGCCTTCAAGT of the Cryptococcus tetragattii IND107 chromosome 2, whole genome shotgun sequence genome contains:
- a CDS encoding GTP cyclohydrolase I gives rise to the protein MPSTTDPLADSHASPQSPRSIPTASLNNLSLLSESSTGSWERGRMTGNARSPPSSSILSDSLAAGVSPVAAAGVNVVEGGNGTSASSGAKGLRASGAYPQPQRPWPADKGLSRPNPATGRVSFPSAPQYARQAREGYGFRPKSGQTTPSPSAEASLTYPFPSNSSSRVPRPREDDDDLDHRPDGKSMEELRGEVREELDKQGLVQAAKGVVEPHQGISGIADEEGLGWPAKSTHLRLHSTPEEKSANMELLTSALRTVLECIGEDPDREGLQRTPERYAKALLWMTKGYEERLVDVINDAVFAEDHDEMVIVRDIEVFSLCEHHLVPFTGKISIGYIPSKLVLGLSKLARIAETFSRRLQVQERLTKQVALAVEEAIRPRGVAVVMEASHMCMSMRGVQKPGATTVTSTMLGCFRQQQKTREEFLTLIRTPSAARH